The following proteins are encoded in a genomic region of Dokdonia donghaensis DSW-1:
- a CDS encoding rhomboid family intramembrane serine protease gives MGRITETVKILLIVNVIFYLGSLFIIKPDPAMQLFALWFIENPSWQVWQPLTHMFMHDLSSPMHIAFNMYALWMFGSPIENALGQKRFIFFYFSAGLGAALIHTLVNYYHFNNASEAIMALGFNTQDITDILTTGSFSERIPRETAQSLYESFSVPAVGASGAIMGVLVAFGMLFPNASLGLLFIPVPIKAKYFIPILVGIDLFSGVTGFSIFGANIANWAHLGGALFGFIMMFYWKKQGLGRY, from the coding sequence ATGGGAAGAATCACAGAAACGGTTAAGATATTATTAATAGTAAATGTGATCTTTTACTTAGGGTCGCTGTTTATTATAAAACCGGACCCAGCAATGCAATTATTTGCATTGTGGTTTATTGAAAATCCTAGCTGGCAGGTATGGCAACCACTTACGCATATGTTTATGCACGACTTGTCAAGCCCTATGCATATAGCATTTAATATGTATGCCTTATGGATGTTTGGGAGTCCTATAGAGAATGCTCTAGGGCAAAAACGCTTTATATTTTTTTACTTCTCAGCAGGTCTTGGAGCAGCTTTGATACATACCTTAGTTAATTATTACCACTTTAATAATGCAAGTGAGGCTATAATGGCTTTAGGGTTTAATACGCAAGATATTACTGATATTCTTACTACTGGCTCTTTTAGCGAGAGGATACCTAGAGAGACTGCACAATCGCTTTATGAGTCATTTTCTGTTCCAGCAGTAGGAGCTTCTGGAGCAATAATGGGTGTGCTTGTAGCGTTTGGAATGTTATTTCCTAACGCGTCACTAGGGCTATTATTTATACCTGTGCCTATTAAAGCAAAGTACTTTATACCTATCTTAGTAGGGATAGATTTATTTTCTGGTGTTACAGGCTTCTCAATATTTGGAGCAAATATTGCAAACTGGGCACACTTAGGTGGGGCGTTATTCGGTTTTATAATGATGTTCTACTGGAAAAAACAAGGATTAGGAAGGTATTAA